From the genome of Zalophus californianus isolate mZalCal1 chromosome 6, mZalCal1.pri.v2, whole genome shotgun sequence, one region includes:
- the TEDC1 gene encoding tubulin epsilon and delta complex protein 1 isoform X3 produces MGRRRLRGHRGDAVGALPEAIAALSQTLPAGPSPEIFRRAKFDRPEAAPALWQLLFRVLSPLPADGASASPASPTSPALEAQVHLVKSALRSQGYPRRALAQLPEDGSQGSRELLLALAWLLARGPLLEQLLAQTRVRLGDEIPLCECEALASAGPLPPRQEADGPVDIRHLQWLMGKLRFQWRNLITSQQEQCALLGKIHSYTRGCHSDRSLGHLSVAETELFRDPEGGRQLLQRLESENARLEAALVWWRQELVFWKWMDTVLGACPLEASQPTFLPRIPTVGASELELVARELQALHEELRGVAEPRRVAWEARAGGWGPEWTAVQRASQEAVGRELATLQRAWEQGVRGNGHQAVSEFT; encoded by the exons ATGGGGCGGCGGCGGCTCCGGGGGCACCGGGGAGATGCGGTCGGGGCCCTGCCCGAGGCCATCGCCGCGCTGAGTCAGACGCTGCCCGCCGGGCCCAGCCCCGAGATCTTCCGCCGCGCCAAGTTCGACCGTCCGGAGGCG GCCCCGGCGCTCTGGCAGCTGCTCTTCCGCGTGCTCTCGCCGCTGCCCGCCGACGGCGCCTCGGCCTCCCCGGCCTCCCCGACCTCCCCGGCCCTGG AGGCCCAAGTCCACCTGGTGAAGTCGGCGCTGCGCTCCCAGGGCTACCCCAGGAGGGCGCTGGCACAGCTCCCCGAGGACGGCTCCCAGGGCAGCCGCGAGCTGCTGCTGGCCCTGGCCTGGCTGCTGGCCCGCGGGCCCCTGCTCGAGCAGCTGCTGGCCCAGACGCGCGTGCGGCTGGGCGACGAGATACCCCTGTGCGAG TGTGAAGCCCTGGCCAGTGCTGGCCCACTCCCACCCCGCCAGGAAGCAGATGGCCCTGTGGACATACGCCACTTGCAGTGGCTGATGGGAAAGCTGCGGTTCCAGTGGCGAAACCTGATCACCAGTCAGCAGGAGCAGTGTGCCCTCCTGGGCAAG ATCCACTCCTATACCCGTGGCTGCCACAGTGACCGCAGCCTTGGCCACCTGTCTGTTGCTGAGACGGAGCTGTTCAGGGACCCAGAGGGCGGCCGGCAG CTGCTTCAGAGGCTGGAGAGTGAGAATGCGCGCCTGGAGGCCGCCCTGGTGTGGTGGCGGCAGGAGCTGGTCTTCTGGAAGTGGATG GACACGGTCCTGGGCGCCTGCCCCCTGGAGGCCTCACAGCCCACGTTTCTGCCCAGGATCCCCACGGTGGGGGCCAGCGAGTTGGAGCTGGTGGCCCGGGAGTTGCAGGCCCTGCATGAGGAGCTGCGGGGAGTGGCAGAACCCCGGCGGGTGGCCTGGGAGGCCAGG gctggaggctgggggccaGAGTGGACTGCTGTGCAGCGGGCCTCACAGGAGGCCGTGGGACGGGAGCTGGCCACTCTTCAGCGGGCCTGGGAGCAAG GTGTGCGGGGGAATGGGCATCAAGCGGTCTCCGAATTTACCTGA
- the TEDC1 gene encoding tubulin epsilon and delta complex protein 1 isoform X2, producing MGRRRLRGHRGDAVGALPEAIAALSQTLPAGPSPEIFRRAKFDRPEAAPALWQLLFRVLSPLPADGASASPASPTSPALEAQVHLVKSALRSQGYPRRALAQLPEDGSQGSRELLLALAWLLARGPLLEQLLAQTRVRLGDEIPLCECEALASAGPLPPRQEADGPVDIRHLQWLMGKLRFQWRNLITSQQEQCALLGKIHSYTRGCHSDRSLGHLSVAETELFRDPEGGRQLLQRLESENARLEAALVWWRQELVFWKWMAGGWGPEWTAVQRASQEAVGRELATLQRAWEQGEALAQTHGPRRLVKRDAGASGGPGLRAAELIGVLRSRETCLEAVLGRLQTRCWQELTRLAGARPGLLWILPPGR from the exons ATGGGGCGGCGGCGGCTCCGGGGGCACCGGGGAGATGCGGTCGGGGCCCTGCCCGAGGCCATCGCCGCGCTGAGTCAGACGCTGCCCGCCGGGCCCAGCCCCGAGATCTTCCGCCGCGCCAAGTTCGACCGTCCGGAGGCG GCCCCGGCGCTCTGGCAGCTGCTCTTCCGCGTGCTCTCGCCGCTGCCCGCCGACGGCGCCTCGGCCTCCCCGGCCTCCCCGACCTCCCCGGCCCTGG AGGCCCAAGTCCACCTGGTGAAGTCGGCGCTGCGCTCCCAGGGCTACCCCAGGAGGGCGCTGGCACAGCTCCCCGAGGACGGCTCCCAGGGCAGCCGCGAGCTGCTGCTGGCCCTGGCCTGGCTGCTGGCCCGCGGGCCCCTGCTCGAGCAGCTGCTGGCCCAGACGCGCGTGCGGCTGGGCGACGAGATACCCCTGTGCGAG TGTGAAGCCCTGGCCAGTGCTGGCCCACTCCCACCCCGCCAGGAAGCAGATGGCCCTGTGGACATACGCCACTTGCAGTGGCTGATGGGAAAGCTGCGGTTCCAGTGGCGAAACCTGATCACCAGTCAGCAGGAGCAGTGTGCCCTCCTGGGCAAG ATCCACTCCTATACCCGTGGCTGCCACAGTGACCGCAGCCTTGGCCACCTGTCTGTTGCTGAGACGGAGCTGTTCAGGGACCCAGAGGGCGGCCGGCAG CTGCTTCAGAGGCTGGAGAGTGAGAATGCGCGCCTGGAGGCCGCCCTGGTGTGGTGGCGGCAGGAGCTGGTCTTCTGGAAGTGGATG gctggaggctgggggccaGAGTGGACTGCTGTGCAGCGGGCCTCACAGGAGGCCGTGGGACGGGAGCTGGCCACTCTTCAGCGGGCCTGGGAGCAAGGTGAGGCCCTGGCCCAGACCCATGGGCCCCGCCGGCTGGTGAAGAGAGACGCCGGAGCCTCGGGGGGCCCAGGCCTGCGGGCTGCCGAGCTGATTGGGGTGCTGAGGAGCCGGGAAACCTGCCTGGAGGCTGTGCTGGGCCGGCTGCAGACCCGGTGTTGGCAGGAGCTGACCAGGCTGGCGGGAGCCCGGCCCGGCCTTCTCTGGATCCTGCCACCCGGTCGCTGA
- the TEDC1 gene encoding tubulin epsilon and delta complex protein 1 isoform X1: MGRRRLRGHRGDAVGALPEAIAALSQTLPAGPSPEIFRRAKFDRPEAAPALWQLLFRVLSPLPADGASASPASPTSPALEAQVHLVKSALRSQGYPRRALAQLPEDGSQGSRELLLALAWLLARGPLLEQLLAQTRVRLGDEIPLCECEALASAGPLPPRQEADGPVDIRHLQWLMGKLRFQWRNLITSQQEQCALLGKIHSYTRGCHSDRSLGHLSVAETELFRDPEGGRQLLQRLESENARLEAALVWWRQELVFWKWMDTVLGACPLEASQPTFLPRIPTVGASELELVARELQALHEELRGVAEPRRVAWEARAGGWGPEWTAVQRASQEAVGRELATLQRAWEQGEALAQTHGPRRLVKRDAGASGGPGLRAAELIGVLRSRETCLEAVLGRLQTRCWQELTRLAGARPGLLWILPPGR; encoded by the exons ATGGGGCGGCGGCGGCTCCGGGGGCACCGGGGAGATGCGGTCGGGGCCCTGCCCGAGGCCATCGCCGCGCTGAGTCAGACGCTGCCCGCCGGGCCCAGCCCCGAGATCTTCCGCCGCGCCAAGTTCGACCGTCCGGAGGCG GCCCCGGCGCTCTGGCAGCTGCTCTTCCGCGTGCTCTCGCCGCTGCCCGCCGACGGCGCCTCGGCCTCCCCGGCCTCCCCGACCTCCCCGGCCCTGG AGGCCCAAGTCCACCTGGTGAAGTCGGCGCTGCGCTCCCAGGGCTACCCCAGGAGGGCGCTGGCACAGCTCCCCGAGGACGGCTCCCAGGGCAGCCGCGAGCTGCTGCTGGCCCTGGCCTGGCTGCTGGCCCGCGGGCCCCTGCTCGAGCAGCTGCTGGCCCAGACGCGCGTGCGGCTGGGCGACGAGATACCCCTGTGCGAG TGTGAAGCCCTGGCCAGTGCTGGCCCACTCCCACCCCGCCAGGAAGCAGATGGCCCTGTGGACATACGCCACTTGCAGTGGCTGATGGGAAAGCTGCGGTTCCAGTGGCGAAACCTGATCACCAGTCAGCAGGAGCAGTGTGCCCTCCTGGGCAAG ATCCACTCCTATACCCGTGGCTGCCACAGTGACCGCAGCCTTGGCCACCTGTCTGTTGCTGAGACGGAGCTGTTCAGGGACCCAGAGGGCGGCCGGCAG CTGCTTCAGAGGCTGGAGAGTGAGAATGCGCGCCTGGAGGCCGCCCTGGTGTGGTGGCGGCAGGAGCTGGTCTTCTGGAAGTGGATG GACACGGTCCTGGGCGCCTGCCCCCTGGAGGCCTCACAGCCCACGTTTCTGCCCAGGATCCCCACGGTGGGGGCCAGCGAGTTGGAGCTGGTGGCCCGGGAGTTGCAGGCCCTGCATGAGGAGCTGCGGGGAGTGGCAGAACCCCGGCGGGTGGCCTGGGAGGCCAGG gctggaggctgggggccaGAGTGGACTGCTGTGCAGCGGGCCTCACAGGAGGCCGTGGGACGGGAGCTGGCCACTCTTCAGCGGGCCTGGGAGCAAGGTGAGGCCCTGGCCCAGACCCATGGGCCCCGCCGGCTGGTGAAGAGAGACGCCGGAGCCTCGGGGGGCCCAGGCCTGCGGGCTGCCGAGCTGATTGGGGTGCTGAGGAGCCGGGAAACCTGCCTGGAGGCTGTGCTGGGCCGGCTGCAGACCCGGTGTTGGCAGGAGCTGACCAGGCTGGCGGGAGCCCGGCCCGGCCTTCTCTGGATCCTGCCACCCGGTCGCTGA